A genome region from Camelina sativa cultivar DH55 chromosome 10, Cs, whole genome shotgun sequence includes the following:
- the LOC104717522 gene encoding COBRA-like protein 11 — MKKIRCYIHLNLLLLLIPLINLQFPTLSFAQDYDDPKKDDTPPPGLLRCNGVYMSYTTGNREKLYPRTTNVTAQAWSFKSTAMIVNTGIEEVKGWQMFVGFHHREIIVSATGAVSSDGDFPVDASNGTTFIGSPNTDLKTSILTAGDDTQISTDIEITGTVFGGRGTATPMPKTIKLINDGWQCPAATSKGGTMQVCCKRNPKFKSKEKVKTKFMPRRHGDLNIIYDVLQAYKSNYMAQVTIENNSPLGRLDHWNLTWEWMRGEFIYSLRGAYAAEKSPGECLNSKAGQFYGDLDFSQVANCQKKPILKDLPADRKEDKDTGKLPFCCKNGTLLPVHMDPSKSKAIFQLQVYKVPPDQNRTAFFPPQNWKIDGIVNPQYKCGPPVRVDATPFPDPSGLQATTYAIASWQVVCNITKPKPKAARCCVSFSAFYNDSAIPCNTCACGCKDIDTDTCNANARPLLLPPDTLLVPFDNRTLKAKVWAKQKHMAVPKKLPCPDNCGISLNWHLNSDYGNGWSGRITVFNWGKNAVEDWFGAVDLGKAGLGYENVYSFNGSRVPPKNQTIFFQGLPGMNYLIGLTNGTNPARDLQVPGKMQSVISFKKKNLGSLNIPGGDGFPKKVFFNGEECELPKYFPKKGSAMRLSGIRFLPSILLVITTFLAISDRFLSCV, encoded by the exons ATGAAGAAGATACGTTGTTACATCCATCTAAACCTCCTTCTCCTTCTAATACCTCTAATCAACCTTCAGTTTCCGACGTTATCATTTGCTCAAGACTACGATGATCCAAAGAAAGATGACACTCCACCGCCAGGCCTTCTCCGTTGCAACGGAGTTTACATGTCTTACACTACCGGCAACCGCGAAAAGTTATATCCTCGCACAACAAACGTCACGGCTCAAGCCTGGTCGTTTAAATCAACGGCCATGATCGTCAACACCGGTATCGAAGAGGTCAAAGGTTGGCAAATGTTCGTAGGGTTTCACCATAGAGAGATCATCGTTTCAGCGACCGGAGCTGTCTCATCTGACGGTGACTTCCCTGTCGATGCAAGCAATGGGACGACGTTTATCGGGTCTCCGAATACGGATCTCAAGACCTCGATCCTGACAGCTGGTGATGACACTCAAATCTCCACCGATATCGAGATAACCGGAACGGTTTTTGGCGGTAGAGGTACGGCTACGCCAATGCCTAAAACGATCAAGCTCATAAACGATGGATGGCAATGCCCTGCTGCTACTTCTAAAG GTGGTACAATGCAAGTTTGCTGCAAGAGGAACCCAAAGTTTAAATCTAAAGAAAAGGTGAAAACCAAGTTCATGCCTAGACGACACGGTGACCTGAACATAATCTATGACGTTCTTCAAGCCTATAAAAGCAACTACATGGCGCAG GTGACTATTGAAAACAATAGTCCGCTAGGACGGTTAGACCATTGGAACTTAACATGGGAGTGGATGCGAGGCGAATTCATCTACTCATTGCGTGGAGCCTATGCGGCTGAGAAGAGTCCGGGCGAATGCTTAAACAGCAAGGCAGGACAGTTTTACGGGGATCTTGATTTCTCTCAGGTTGCTAATTGCCAGAAGAAACCAATTCTCAAAGATTTACCAGCTGACCGTAAAGAAGATAAGGACACCGGGAAGTTACCTTTCTGTTGCAAGAACGGCACTCTTTTGCCCGTTCACATGGATCCTTCTAAATCTAAAGCCATTTTCCAATTACAG GTGTACAAAGTGCCACCTGATCAGAACAGAACAGCATTCTTTCCTCCTCAAAACTGGAAGATTGATGGTATAGTGAACCCGCAGTACAAATGTGGTCCACCTGTACGGGTGGACGCGACCCCGTTCCCTGATCCGAGTGGTCTCCAAGCAACCACCTACGCTATCGCCAGCTGGCAAGTCGTATGCAACATAACAAAGCCTAAACCAAAAGCTGCACGTTGCTGTGTCTCTTTCTCAGCCTTCTACAACGACTCAGCTATTCCTTGTAACACCTGCGCTTGCGGCTGCAAAGATATCGATACCGACACTTGCAACGCCAATGCCCGACCGCTTCTCCTACCTCCCGACACGCTCTTGGTACCGTTTGATAACCGGACACTAAAGGCAAAAGTATGGGCAAAACAGAAACACATGGCTGTTCCAAAGAAACTTCCTTGTCCTGACAACTGTGGAATCAGCTTAAACTGGCATCTTAACTCGGATTACGGTAATGGATGGTCAGGTCGAATAACAGTGTTTAACTGGGGGAAGAATGCAGTGGAGGATTGGTTTGGTGCTGTGGATTTAGGGAAAGCTGGTTTAGGGTATGAGAATGTTTACTCCTTTAATGGGTCAAGAGTTCCACCTAAGAACCAGACCATTTTCTTTCAAGGACTTCCTGGTATGAACTACTTGATTGGTCTAACGAACGGGACCAATCCTGCTAGAGACCTGCAAGTTCCCGGGAAAATGCAGTCGGTTATCTCgtttaaaaagaagaatttggGGAGTTTGAATATCCCTGGAGGAGATGGGTTCCCTAAGAAAGTTTTCTTCAATGGTGAAGAATGTGAGCTTCCTAAGTATTTCCCTAAAAAGGGTTCCGCGATGAGATTATCCGGTATCCGATTCTTGCCTTCGATACTCCTCGTGATCACAACATTTCTTGCCATCAGTGATCGGTTTTTAAGCTGTGTGTAG
- the LOC104717523 gene encoding TBC1 domain family member 15-like, protein MWGGVGEPADSYYQVRPECIDVPKTRFKIKPGKTLSVRKWQAAFLQEGSLDIGKTLRRIRRGGIHPSIRGEVWEFLLGCYNSLSTFEEREQTRQRRRLQYASWKEECKQMFPVIGSGRFITAPVITENGQPNYDPLVLQEINLGTNSNGSDFFKELTSRGPLDKKIIQWLLTLHQIGLDVNRTDRTLVFYEKKENLSKLWDILSVYAWIDNDVGYCQGMSDLCSPMIILLEDEADAFWCFERLMRRLRGNFRSTGRSVGVEAQLTHLSSITQVVDPKLHQHLDKLGGGDYLFAIRMLMVQFRREFSFCDSLYLWEMMWALEYDPDLFDVYEAHQCGSERAEGLKGKTKSIKQCGKYERQNMRNGGKTAEGPLPISVFLVASVLKDKSYKLMTEARGLDDVVKILNDMTGNLDAKKTCSGAIKIHKKYLRKAKK, encoded by the exons ATGTGGGGAGGCGTAGGAGAGCCAGCAGATTCCTACTACCAGGTTCGTCCTGAGTGCATCGATGTCCCCAAGACCCGATTCAAAATCAAG CCTGGTAAAACTCTTAGTGTAAGAAAATGGCAGGCTGCGTTTCTCCAAGAAGGCTCTCTCGATATTGGCAAGACTCTTAGACGAATCAGAAGAGGG GGGATCCATCCATCCATTAGAGGTGAAGTATGGGAATTCCTACTTGGCTGTTATAATTCGTTGAGCACATTCGAAGAAAGAGAGCAGACCCGACAACGCAGAAG ATTGCAGTATGCTTCTTGGAAGGAGGAGTGTAAGCAAATGTTTCCTGTCATTGGAAGTGGAAGATTTATTACTGCTCCTGTAATTACTGAAAATGGTCAACCCAACTATGATCCTCTTGTACTTCAGGAAATAAATTTAG GTACAAACTCAAATGGTTCAGATTTCTTTAAAGAGCTCACCAGTCGTGGACCTCTTGATAAGAAAATTATTCAATGGCTACTAACACTTCACCAGATAG GTCTTGATGTGAACCGTACAGACAGGACCTTGGTGTTTtatgagaaaaaggagaatttGTCAAAGCTCTGGGATATTCTGTCTGTTTACGCCTGGATAGACAATGACGTTGGGTATTGTCAAG GAATGAGTGATCTTTGTTCCCCAATGATTATTCTTCTTGAAGACGAAGCTGATgctttttggtgttttgagaGGCTTATGCGTCGATTG CGAGGAAATTTCCGTAGTACTGGGAGATCTGTTGGAGTTGAAGCTCAACTTACTCATTTGTCTTCAATTACTCAGGTTGTTGACCCCAAACTTCACCAACATCTAG ATAAACTTGGCGGAGGTGACTATCTTTTTGCAATTCGGATGCTAATGGTTCAATTCCGAAGAGAATTCTCATTTTGCGACTCTTTGTACCTTTGGGAG ATGATGTGGGCTCTCGAGTACGACCCCGATCTTTTTGATGTATATGAAGCGCATCAATGCGGGAGTGAGAGAGCCGAAGGGTTAAAAGGTAAAACGAAGTCAATTAAGCAATGTGGAAAGTATGAGAGACAAAATATGAGAAATGGAGGAAAAACTGCAGAAGGTCCTTTGCCTATATCTGTATTCCTAGTGGCCAGTGTCTTGAAAGACAAGAGTTATAAGCTAATGACAGAAGCTCGTGGACTCGACGATGTCGTTAAG ATACTTAACGACATGACTGGGAACTTGGATGCCAAGAAAACATGTTCTGGAGCCATAAAAATTCACAAGAAATATCTAAGAAAG GCTAAGAAATAG
- the LOC104717524 gene encoding 60S ribosomal protein L14-2-like: MVFKRYVEIGRVALVNYGEDHGKLVVIVDVVDQNRALVDAPDMERIQMNFKRLSLTDIVIDINRVPKKKALIEAMEKADVKNKWENSSWGRKLIVQKRRANLNDFDRFKIMLAKIKKAGVVRKELAKLKKEVTA; this comes from the exons ATG GTTTTCAAGAGGTACGTTGAGATCGGGAGAGTGGCTCTTGTTAACTACGGAGAAGATCATGGAAAGCTCGTCGTTATCGTCGACGTTGTTGACCAGAACAGA GCTTTAGTGGATGCCCCTGATATGGAGAGGATCCAGATGAACTTTAAGAGGTTATCTCTTACCGATATTGTGATTGACATCAACCGTGTGCCTAAGAAGAAGGCTTTGATCGAGGCAATGGAAAAGGCTG ATGTGAAGAACAAATGGGAGAACAGCTCATGGGGTAGGAAGCTTATCGTGCAGAAACGTAGGGCTAACCTCAACGATTTTGATAGGTTCAAGATCATGCTGGCTAAGATCAAG AAAGCTGGTGTTGTCAGGAAAGAGCTTGCAAAACTCAAGAAGGAGGTCACTGCTTGA
- the LOC104717525 gene encoding protein disulfide-isomerase 5-4: MVSTSKIKSVDFYRKIPRDLTEATLSGAGLSIVAALSMLFLFGMELNNYLAVSTSTSVIVDRSSDGDFLRLDFNISFPSLSCEFASLDVSDVLGTNRLNVTKTIRKFSIDSNMRPTGSEFHAGEVLSLINHGDETGEEVAEDSVSLTGRNFDTVTHQFPILVVNFFAPWCYWCNLLKPSWEKAAKQIKERYDPEMDGRVLVAKVDCTQEADLCRRNHIQGYPSIRIFRKGSDLKDDNAHHDHESYYGDRDTESLVKMMVSLVEPIHLEPHHLALEDKSDNSSRTLKKAPSTGGCRIEGYMRVKKVPGNLMVSARSGSHSFDTSQMNMSHVVNHLSFGRRILPQKFSELKRLSPYLGRNHDRLDGRPFINQRDLGPNVTIEHYLQIVKTEVVKSNGQVMIEEYEYTAHSSVAQSYYLPVAKFHFELSPMQVLITENSKSFSHFITNVCAIIGGVFTVAGILDSILHHTMTLMKKIELGKNF; this comes from the exons GAAAATCCCGAGGGATTTGACAGAGGCGACTCTGTCTGGTGCTGGACTGTCCATTGTAGCAGCACTCTCTAtgctatttttatttggaatg GAATTGAATAATTATTTGGCTGTCAGCACTTCAACATCGGTTATTGTTGACAGGAGCTCGGATGGAGACTTCTTGCGCTTAGATTTTAACATAAG CTTTCCCTCACTATCATGTGAATTTGCATCTCTGGATGTCAGCGACGTATTAGGAACT AACAGGCTAAATGTAACAAAGACAATTCGGAAGTTTTCTATTGATTCAAATATGAGACCCACTGGTTCTGAGTTTCACGCTGGGGAAGTTTTATCGCTCATTAATCATGGAGATGAAACTGGTGAAGAAGTAGCTGAAGATTCGGTATCACTTACTGGGCGCAACTTTGACACAGTTACACATCA ATTTCCAATCTTGGTTGTTAATTTCTTTGCACCCTGGTGCTATTGGTGTAATCTCCTG AAACCATCATGGGAGAAGGcagcaaaacaaataaaagagag ATATGATCCAGAAATGGACGGACGTGTTCTCGTGGCAAAAGTTGACTGCACCCAAGAAGCTGATCTCTGTCGGAG GAATCACATACAAGGGTATCCATCTATTCGCATTTTCCGCAAAGGCAGTGATTTGAA GGATGACAATGCACACCACGATCATGAATCCTACTATGGAGATCGTGATACGGAAAGCTTAGTGAAG ATGATGGTGAGTCTGGTTGAACCAATCCATCTAGAGCCCCATCATCTAGCACTGGAGGACAAATCAGACAATTCATCGAGAACTCTAAAAAAGGCACCTTCTACTGGAGGATGTAGAATTGAAGGATACATGCGCGTAAAGAAA GTTCCAGGCAACTTGATGGTTTCAGCTCGTTCGGGATCTCATTCCTTTGATACTTCTCAGATGAATATGTCCCATGTTGTTAACCATCTATCATTTGGGCGGAGGATTTTGCCTCAGAAATTTTCTGAGCTAAAGCGCTTATCACCTTATCTAGGCCGAAACCATGACCGTTTGGACGGACGTCCCTTCATAAACCAACGTGATCTCGGCCCTAATGTTACT ATCGAGCATTATCTTCAAATAGTAAAGACAGAGGTAGTGAAAAGCAATGGACAGGTTATGATTGAAGAGTATGAGTACACAGCACATAGCAGTGTTGCTCAAAGTTACTATTTACCAGTCGCCAAGTTTCACTTCGAGCTCTCACCGATGCAG gttCTTATAACAGAAAACTCCAAGTCCTTCTCCCATTTCATCACCAACGTATGCGCCATTATCGGTGGTGTCTTCACG gTGGCCGGAATCTTGGATTCTATTCTTCACCACACCATGACACTGATGAAAAAGATTGAACTTGGTAAAAACTTTTGA